The following coding sequences are from one Neodiprion lecontei isolate iyNeoLeco1 chromosome 7, iyNeoLeco1.1, whole genome shotgun sequence window:
- the LOC107220763 gene encoding homeobox protein prospero isoform X3, whose product MMSSEEETDCFALYGATTESKQQQQLLKKHKRTRQRVDAGEPRNSYSSIPNFSSRPSFLNGGLYSAIFSGGSPQQQIPGGAQGVGGGGGGGGGGGGGGGGHLTTGPASQHSGHAAFGFFGASGFGPAKMLNEILGRQVKQASDAGGSPPEGSHVMTGAGMDSASSLQPGAVNCDDPATAAELTQHMLRDILQGRKLAALSVPEQPTNNNSIHSNNNNNNNNNTTTELLKSQQHQQQNSQQQQQQQQQQQQTNGSDVSARGISGGAVQSGGEDSADGNNMLSSSHAVERDVVMPGDAEDSAEDAASAARAMEEAFAEAGMEPGANLDGSDCEQSLPPSPSVPRSVSVTVKEELQESAAAAAAAAAASAASVKRSPSHSPCPVIPKTEASSPSTEIKRARVENIVSTMRCSPALQPPPVNGCKKRKLYHPQQQQVHHVLHQGVADVMLDDDDDTDEDEDPATIRQKRVEKDALKSQLRTMQEQLAEMQQKYVQLCSRMEAEAGESGEAPASPQQQPQPPPRPPRPHPPPYNGLPTLPPDHPHAAAAAMYHMGHKLYLEQQHAALERMKQHQEAAVRQQQQQQQQQQQQQQQQQQHHQHHQQQQQNSPQPPSQREREQQQQNQSVGATPATPQPPIQTSTPLQHHKEFQERLSVFRGAAGGSGSQITGADLEGLADILKTEITSSLTNLIDSIVTRFVQQRRFVGKQSEAAQAAAEQLNKDLLLASQLLERKSPRTKVVDRGAAPQPPTGPNGPRGAHNGGPPPSQQPGFPQLGSMGPHGPHSGPTENNINQINQLPPHVRAGSAMFQTPKPPTIYAMASMQAQQQQQREQQQREAAQREQYCNMRAAADERDSRDAEQNEALSLVITPKKKRHKSKFQVTDTRITPRTVSRILAQDGNGPQGGSESPPPPPPPRPYHAPPPMLPVSLPTSVAIPNPSLHESQVFSPYSPFFNPHGGHPGQVPPPGPHHLPASPPGGGVELRDSPPLPHPPAMLHPALLAAAQHGSPDYGHLRMDSNDRGSDCNSGDISYDGIQPTSSTLTPMHLRKAKLMFFWVRYPSSAVLKMYFPDIKFNKNNTAQLVKWFSNFREFYYIQMEKYARQAVTEGIKNADDLHVGGDSEIYRVLNLHYNRNNHIEVPGNFRFVVEQTLKEFFKAIQGGKDSEQSWKKSIYKVISRLDDPVPEYFKSPNFLEQLE is encoded by the exons ATGATGTCATCGGAGGAGGAGACTGACTGTTTCGCCCTCTACGGAGCAACGACGGAGAGcaagcaacagcagcagcttCTGAAGAAGCATAAGCGCACCAGACAGCGCGTGGACGCCGGCGAGCCGCGCAACAGCTACTCGAGCATACCGAACTTCAGTTCGCGTCCGTCCTTCCTCAACGGCGGTCTGTACAGCGCGATATTCAGCGGTGGGTCACCGCAGCAGCAGATACCCGGTGGAGCCCAGGGTGTCGGCGGAGGTGGAGGCGGAGGTGGAGGCGGAGGCGGAGGCGGTGGAGGACACCTGACGACGGGGCCGGCGAGCCAGCATTCCGGCCACGCGGCCTTCGGTTTTTTCGGTGCGTCGGGCTTTGGCCCCGCCAAAATGCTCAACGAAATACTCGGCCGGCAAGTCAAGCAGGCAAGCGACGCCGGCGGATCGCCACCGGAGGGCAGCCACGTGATGACCGGTGCCGGCATGGACTCGGCCTCGAGCTTGCAGCCGGGTGCCGTTAACTGCGATGACCCAGCCACAGCCGCCGAGCTCACGCAGCACATGCTCCGCGACATACTGCAGGGGCGGAAACTCGCCGCGTTATCGGTCCCCGAACAGCCGACCAACAACAACTCGATacacagcaacaacaacaacaataacaacaataacacgACGACGGAGCTTCTAAAGTCCCAGCAACACCAGCAACAAAACTcccagcagcagcaacaacaacaacagcagcagcagcaaacCAACGGTAGTGACGTCAGTGCGCGTGGCATTAGTGGTGGCGCGGTGCAAAGTGGTGGGGAGGACAGTGCTGACGGCAACAACATGTTGAGCTCGTCTCACGCCGTCGAGCGGGACGTCGTGATGCCCGGTGACGCGGAGGACAGTGCCGAGGATGCGGCGTCCGCTGCTAGGGCGATGGAAGAGGCTTTCGCGGAGGCGGGAATGGAGCCGGGTGCGAATTTAGACGGCAGTGATTGCGAGCAAAGTTTACCGCCTAGTCCGTCAGTGCCGCGTTCGGTATCGGTGACGGTGAAAGAGGAGCTGCAGGAATCGGCAGCGGCCGCAGCGGCGGCAGCGGCGGCGTCAGCGGCGAGCGTGAAGCGGAGTCCGAGTCACTCGCCGTGTCCGGTCATCCCCAAGACGGAGGCGAGCTCGCCGTCGACGGAGATAAAACGCGCGCGAGTCGAGAATATCGTAAGTACGATGCGATGCAGTCCGGCGCTGCAACCGCCCCCGGTTAACGGGTGCAAGAAACGGAAGCTCTACCACCCCCAGCAGCAGCAGGTGCACCACGTGCTCCATCAGGGGGTGGCCGACGTGATGCtggacgacgatgacgacaccgacgaggacgaggacccGGCCACCATACGGCAGAAGCGCGTCGAGAAGGACGCGCTCAAGTCTCAGCTGAGAACGATGCAGGAACAGCTTGCCGAGATGCAACAGAAGTACGTTCAGCTCTGCAGTCGCATGGAGGCCGAGGCTGGTGAGAGCGGCGAAGCGCCAGCCAGCCCCCAGCAGCAACCGCAACCACCCCCGCGGCCCCCGCGCCCGCATCCGCCACCCTACAACGGGTTGCCCACGCTGCCTCCCGATCATCCGCACGCGGCAGCCGCGGCGATGTACCACATGGGCCACAAGCTGTACCTCGAACAGCAGCACGCGGCGCTGGAACGGATGAAGCAGCACCAAGAGGCGGCGGTGagacagcagcagcagcagcaacagcagcagcaacagcaacaacagcagcaacaacaacaccaCCAGCACcatcagcaacagcaacagaaCTCGCCACAGCCACCGAGCCAGCGAGAGCGGGAGCAACAGCAACAGAACCAAAGCGTCGGCGCGACCCCCGCGACACCTCAACCCCCTATTCAGACCTCGACGCCGCTCCAACACCACAAGGAATTCCAGGAGAGGCTATCGGTGTTTAGAggcgccgcggggggctcggGGAGCCAGATAACCGGGGCCGATCTCGAGGGTCTCGCGGACATACTGAAGACCGAGATAACCTCGTCGCTGACGAACCTGATAGACAGTATCGTAACAAGGTTCGTTCAGCAGCGGAGATTCGTCGGGAAACAGAGCGAGGCTGCTCAGGCAGCCGCGGAGCAGCTGAACAAGGACCTGCTCCTGGCCAGTCAGCTACTCGAACGGAAATCGCCAAGGACCAAGGTCGTCGACCGGGGTGCCGCGCCGCAGCCACCCACCGGACCCAACGGGCCCCGTGGGGCACACAATGGCGGACCCCCGCCCTCGCAGCAACCCGGATTTCCTCAGCTCGGATCGATGGGACCACACGGGCCCCACTCCGGACCCACGGAAAACAATATAAACCAGATAAATCAGCTACCGCCGCACGTTAGGGCCGGTAGCGCTATGTTTCAAACCCCGAAACCACCCACGATATACGCTATGGCCTCGATGCAGGcccagcaacagcagcagagGGAACAGCAGCAGCGCGAAGCTGCCCAGAGAGAACAGTATTGCAACATGAGGGCGGCCGCCGATGAACGGGACAGCAGGGATGCCGAACAGAATGAGGCCCTTTCGCTCGTCATAACACCGAAAAAGAAACGGCATAAG TCTAAATTCCAGGTGACGGACACGAGGATCACACCGAGAACGGTATCCCGGATCTTGGCGCAGGATGGCAACGGTCCCCAGGGAGGCAGCGAGAGTCCTCCACCTCCGCCACCCCCAAGACCGTACCACGCGCCACCCCCGATGCTGCCGGTCTCGCTACCGACCAGCGTCGCAATACCGAACCCAAGCCTCCACGAGAGCCAAGTGTTCTCGCCCTACTCGCCGTTCTTCAACCCTCACGGCGGACACCCGGGTCAGGTTCCGCCGCCTGGGCCTCATCACCTGCCGGCCAGTCCTCCCGGGGGTGGCGTCGAACTGAGGGACTCACCACCCCTACCTCACCCCCCGGCGATGCTTCATCCGGCCCTCCTCGCCGCCGCGCAACACGGCAGTCCGGACTACGGTCACCTCAGGATGGACAGTAACGATCGGGGGAGCGATTGCAACTCCGGGGACATCAGCTACGATGGGATTCAGCCTACA TCGTCGACGCTGACTCCGATGCACCTGCGCAAGGCGAAGCTGATGTTCTTCTGGGTCCGTTACCCGTCATCGGCAGTTCTGAAGATGTACTTCCCTGACATAAAGTTCAACAAGAACAACACGGCGCAGCTGGTCAAGTGGTTCTCCAACTTCAG